A portion of the Edaphobacter lichenicola genome contains these proteins:
- a CDS encoding DUF481 domain-containing protein has translation MTDLTCQFDHTELKRGPHEAICTIIKRLRQQFAGGKTLVFALSAILTSATTAHASSREKIDIVYMQNGDKITCEIRSLEQGQLTVKPDYTNSTVVIDWKKVDHVESSQSFLVSEPDGTLHTGSLSSNTEERSLVVEHTPPVTLPYDKVIEIEPLGTSFFKRLRGNYDMGLSLARSNGQKNLTVQGALTYQSEKYLFSSSSSSQFTSQAKTNNTEEASLKTSLFRQLRRSNWYSGGIANFLSSSEQQVNLRSTFGVALAKRLIFTNRSDLTAIGGLAYTLEQDQAGTTSNAHPNELDSAFAVQYSTFRFDSTTFDTSVWVYPSLVAAGRVRMTLNQDIYYKFLGDFYIRLSFYDNYDNQPVIRAPVNNLGGSTTIGWSFH, from the coding sequence GTGACAGATTTGACCTGCCAATTCGACCATACCGAACTTAAACGTGGCCCGCACGAAGCCATTTGCACAATTATTAAACGTTTGCGTCAGCAATTTGCTGGAGGAAAGACTTTAGTTTTTGCGCTGAGTGCCATCCTTACGTCTGCGACGACCGCGCATGCTTCCAGCCGAGAGAAGATCGATATCGTCTACATGCAAAACGGAGATAAGATAACTTGCGAAATACGTTCGCTGGAACAGGGACAACTTACCGTCAAGCCTGATTATACAAACTCCACAGTCGTGATCGACTGGAAGAAAGTGGATCATGTGGAGAGTTCACAATCATTCTTGGTAAGCGAACCGGATGGAACTCTTCATACGGGATCTCTTTCCAGCAACACGGAAGAGCGATCGCTAGTTGTGGAGCACACACCGCCTGTTACGCTTCCTTACGACAAAGTCATAGAGATCGAGCCGCTTGGAACATCGTTCTTCAAACGATTGCGTGGAAATTATGACATGGGACTGAGTCTAGCTCGTTCCAATGGTCAGAAGAATCTCACTGTCCAGGGAGCGCTGACTTATCAATCGGAGAAGTATCTGTTCTCTTCAAGCTCGAGCTCTCAGTTTACGAGCCAAGCGAAGACCAACAATACTGAAGAGGCAAGTCTGAAGACCTCGCTCTTTCGCCAGCTACGAAGATCAAATTGGTATAGTGGAGGCATTGCAAACTTCCTGTCTAGTTCAGAACAGCAAGTCAATCTTCGATCCACGTTTGGGGTCGCATTGGCGAAGCGTCTCATTTTTACGAATCGCAGTGATCTAACTGCCATCGGAGGGCTAGCTTATACTCTGGAGCAGGATCAGGCAGGTACGACGAGTAATGCACACCCTAATGAACTTGACTCAGCTTTTGCGGTGCAATATTCGACGTTTCGATTTGATTCAACGACGTTTGATACATCTGTCTGGGTATATCCCAGCCTAGTTGCTGCTGGCCGGGTGCGCATGACCTTGAATCAGGATATTTATTACAAATTTTTGGGTGATTTCTATATTCGTCTTAGTTTTTACGATAACTATGACAACCAACCTGTTATTAGAGCGCCAGTAAATAACCTTGGCGGATCGACAACGATCGGCTGGTCGTTTCATTGA
- a CDS encoding M20/M25/M40 family metallo-hydrolase — protein sequence MDYASEVFQKVGWDVTTTTHIDSNGVEKFNLVAAPPGQSLNVPATELAFLCHTDTVPFASDWDGALRPFITGDIVYGCGACDVKGFLACLLTAVNETETKDLKHGLRIALTADEEIGCLGANRLLASALMNPRCIVIGEPTSLYPARAGKGYCLAEVTVFGEEAHSAHPLQGRSAIYGAAQMIREIETFAQRLAEDRNDFFDPAFTTINIGTIEGGTAKNIVPGRCSFLIEWRPIPGDAGEIVSEAIVKIGNQILEVNPAFRFEMKILRLQAGFETAPDSDLVRTMEHITGKQSISIPFGSEANVFAVLAKEIIVFGPGDMRTAHSPRECVPISELIEAVSYIKKLMRKVRE from the coding sequence GTGGACTATGCTTCTGAGGTTTTTCAAAAGGTGGGATGGGACGTCACCACGACGACTCACATTGATTCGAATGGTGTTGAAAAGTTCAATCTGGTTGCGGCTCCTCCAGGTCAAAGTCTCAACGTGCCTGCAACGGAACTCGCGTTTTTGTGCCACACAGATACGGTACCATTCGCTTCGGACTGGGACGGGGCACTTAGACCGTTCATAACGGGGGACATCGTCTATGGTTGCGGCGCGTGCGATGTTAAAGGATTTCTCGCATGTTTGTTGACTGCTGTTAATGAAACCGAGACGAAGGATCTCAAGCATGGATTGCGGATTGCTTTGACTGCAGATGAAGAAATAGGATGCCTCGGAGCGAATCGTTTACTTGCTTCCGCTCTTATGAATCCCCGATGTATTGTTATCGGAGAACCCACGTCTTTGTACCCTGCGCGGGCGGGCAAAGGTTATTGTTTGGCCGAGGTCACTGTGTTTGGTGAGGAGGCTCATAGTGCCCATCCCCTTCAAGGAAGGTCGGCAATCTACGGTGCGGCTCAGATGATTCGTGAAATTGAGACATTCGCTCAACGACTTGCTGAAGATCGGAACGATTTTTTCGACCCCGCATTTACGACGATCAATATTGGCACAATCGAGGGAGGCACTGCGAAAAACATCGTCCCTGGGAGATGTAGCTTTCTGATCGAGTGGCGGCCGATCCCGGGAGATGCAGGTGAAATCGTATCTGAGGCGATCGTAAAGATAGGAAATCAAATTTTGGAAGTAAATCCTGCCTTTCGATTTGAGATGAAGATATTGCGTCTACAGGCAGGTTTTGAGACCGCGCCAGATTCGGACCTCGTTAGAACCATGGAACACATTACCGGAAAGCAATCCATCTCAATCCCTTTCGGCTCTGAAGCAAACGTCTTCGCCGTTCTCGCTAAAGAAATTATTGTTTTTGGGCCCGGAGATATGCGTACCGCCCACAGTCCGCGGGAATGTGTTCCAATATCCGAGTTGATCGAGGCTGTGTCGTACATCAAGAAACTAATGCGGAAGGTCAGGGAGTGA
- a CDS encoding formimidoylglutamate deiminase: MSTFYCPELLYLDGTFVTDKGLLVDEVGRIECIIAKQDSGSSTTVDLPRKALLPGFVNSHSHSFQRLIRGKAESRVVSGRDFWSWRGTMYHAAAQLTPEEIFDVARMAFLEMALAGTTTVGEFHYLHTDPSGRAYDDPNLLSKQVIAAAQSVGLRIVLLRTAYLRSGFGLPPDPGQSRFFESTDEFLKNMSALISQYPTRSNKIRFGVAPHSIRAVPLDDLLEISAWAHVKELPLHMHVAEQVAENEACVREYGCTPVELLSTEQILSPRFTAVHSIHVRPDEVAQLAHFQATICSCPTTERNLGDGIFLADEVMSANIRVALGSDSQAQIDPFEDARELDYHLRLKNQQRAILDMIDQEAIAARLFSCATRNGAESLSVPTGEFITGSLADAFTVDLDDISIAGHSHEDLLPILVFSLNRSAIRDVIVNGICIVRDQVHPLQAEIVARYREVHRRVWGANVIRKGL, from the coding sequence ATGAGCACGTTTTATTGCCCCGAGCTGTTGTATCTCGACGGCACCTTTGTGACCGATAAAGGACTTCTTGTCGATGAAGTAGGACGAATTGAATGCATAATTGCTAAGCAAGATAGCGGAAGTTCTACGACTGTCGACTTGCCCCGGAAGGCACTTCTGCCCGGCTTTGTTAACTCACACTCGCACTCCTTTCAGCGTTTGATTCGGGGTAAGGCGGAATCCAGGGTTGTAAGTGGCCGAGATTTCTGGAGCTGGCGCGGTACGATGTATCACGCTGCTGCCCAACTTACTCCCGAGGAGATATTCGATGTAGCTCGAATGGCTTTCCTCGAGATGGCCCTCGCCGGGACGACTACAGTAGGAGAGTTTCACTACCTTCACACAGATCCGTCAGGTAGAGCATATGACGACCCCAATCTTCTGAGTAAGCAAGTTATTGCCGCAGCTCAGTCAGTTGGTCTTCGTATCGTATTACTTCGAACAGCTTATCTTCGCTCTGGATTTGGCCTGCCTCCAGATCCTGGTCAGTCACGTTTCTTCGAGTCAACGGATGAGTTTCTGAAGAATATGAGCGCGCTTATTTCTCAATATCCGACAAGGTCAAATAAAATCCGCTTCGGCGTTGCTCCCCATAGCATTCGCGCAGTGCCGCTCGATGATCTTTTAGAGATTTCGGCCTGGGCTCATGTCAAGGAGCTTCCGCTGCACATGCATGTTGCCGAGCAGGTTGCTGAAAATGAAGCTTGCGTCCGTGAATATGGATGTACGCCAGTTGAACTGTTAAGCACCGAGCAAATTTTAAGCCCAAGGTTTACTGCCGTTCATTCTATTCACGTCCGGCCCGATGAGGTGGCGCAGCTTGCCCACTTCCAAGCAACGATTTGTTCCTGCCCTACGACCGAAAGAAATCTTGGGGATGGGATCTTTCTTGCAGACGAAGTAATGTCCGCCAATATTCGGGTGGCCCTCGGATCAGACAGTCAAGCGCAAATCGATCCATTTGAAGATGCGCGCGAACTCGACTATCACCTTCGGCTTAAGAACCAGCAGCGCGCCATTCTCGACATGATCGACCAGGAAGCAATCGCCGCACGGCTGTTCTCGTGCGCCACTCGCAATGGCGCCGAATCGCTCTCGGTGCCTACTGGCGAGTTCATTACGGGTTCACTCGCTGATGCCTTCACCGTGGATCTCGACGATATTTCAATTGCAGGTCATTCGCATGAAGACTTGCTTCCGATCCTTGTATTTTCCCTAAACAGATCCGCGATTCGAGACGTGATAGTGAATGGAATATGCATCGTTCGAGACCAAGTGCATCCATTGCAGGCTGAGATCGTTGCACGGTATCGAGAGGTCCATCGCAGAGTTTGGGGTGCCAACGTCATTAGGAAGGGATTATGA
- the hutI gene encoding imidazolonepropionase: MNVDLLITGISQLVTARGGGAKHGAAMRELEVIREASIAITGGRITWTGRFLDWDGQASATVDVEGRAVVPALIDPHTHAVWAGDRLADFDARTSGKSYEEILRAGGGIRSSIRATAAASQEDLVCLAVPRINRLLHSGATTIEIKSGYGFTTAAEIAMLEAIQRLRAVTPARLLSTLLIHIPPSDAAERARYVIDTCNDLIPKVATRKLASAVDVFVEQEAWHTEEAALILECAKRHGMKIKLHTEQFQRIGGLELGVRLGVLSVDHLEACVSEQLALLASSSTIATILPGVSLHLGIPAAPGRQLIDSGVAVAVGTDLNPGSSPLFSAVTALALAVRLNGLTASEALVAGTVNAACALDVIDIGRLEAGLHADFLVLEGSDWRELVYTLGANPVREVWAQGQRVAR, translated from the coding sequence ATGAACGTCGATCTCCTCATTACCGGGATCTCGCAGCTCGTAACAGCCCGAGGGGGTGGCGCGAAGCACGGCGCTGCGATGCGTGAGTTGGAGGTAATACGAGAAGCCTCAATCGCCATCACTGGAGGTCGTATTACTTGGACCGGGAGATTCCTCGACTGGGATGGCCAAGCCTCGGCGACGGTCGATGTAGAAGGACGGGCCGTTGTCCCAGCACTAATCGACCCGCACACCCATGCGGTTTGGGCTGGCGACAGACTTGCGGATTTCGACGCGAGAACGTCGGGCAAAAGCTACGAAGAAATTCTCAGGGCAGGAGGAGGTATTCGCAGTAGCATCCGTGCCACTGCCGCAGCTTCGCAAGAGGATCTGGTGTGTTTGGCCGTGCCGCGAATTAACAGGTTGCTCCATTCTGGAGCTACGACGATCGAGATTAAATCTGGCTATGGCTTCACAACAGCGGCTGAAATTGCAATGCTTGAAGCGATTCAGAGGCTTCGAGCGGTGACGCCCGCTCGACTTCTATCAACGCTACTTATCCATATTCCCCCCTCTGATGCCGCAGAGAGAGCGCGGTACGTCATCGATACGTGCAATGATCTGATTCCAAAAGTGGCAACGCGAAAGCTGGCTTCGGCCGTTGATGTCTTTGTCGAACAGGAAGCGTGGCATACAGAAGAAGCGGCGCTGATTCTTGAGTGTGCGAAGCGGCATGGCATGAAGATTAAGCTTCATACGGAGCAGTTCCAACGCATTGGAGGGCTCGAGTTGGGGGTTAGATTGGGAGTATTGAGCGTTGACCATCTGGAAGCCTGCGTGTCAGAGCAACTCGCGTTGCTTGCTTCCAGTTCCACTATCGCGACCATTCTTCCTGGCGTCTCGTTGCACCTTGGAATACCAGCCGCTCCAGGCAGACAGCTCATCGATTCAGGAGTTGCGGTTGCGGTCGGAACTGATCTCAACCCTGGATCAAGCCCGTTATTTTCTGCCGTTACTGCTTTGGCTCTGGCGGTTCGTTTGAATGGACTCACGGCCTCCGAGGCTTTGGTAGCTGGCACAGTGAATGCTGCGTGTGCTCTGGACGTCATAGACATCGGTCGGCTTGAAGCGGGGTTACACGCGGACTTTCTTGTTCTTGAAGGAAGCGATTGGCGAGAGCTGGTGTATACCCTCGGTGCTAATCCTGTGCGCGAAGTTTGGGCTCAAGGACAGAGGGTTGCGCGGTGA
- the hutU gene encoding urocanate hydratase, translating to MIGSYSPIRAPRGNVKSAKGWIQEAAKRMLMNNLDPEVAEKPEDLIVYGGRGKAARNWECYHKIVETLDRLENNQTLLVQSGKAVGVLETHRLAPRVLIANSNLVPRWATWEEFDRLDAAGLMMYGQMTAGSWIYIGTQGILQGTYETFRGAAQRHFNDTLAGTITVTAGLGGMGGAQPLAIKLAGGASICIEIDSSRIQRRIETRYLDKATESLDEAIRLAQAAKSRREAVSIGLLGNAAELLPKMIQLGFTPDLITDQTSSHDPMWGYVPAASADEDLNVLRTRQPDIYRERVQASIAQHVQAIIEMQRRGAVAFDYGNNLRTQAKLAGVEDAFCYPGFVPAFIRDSFCEGRGPFRWVALSGDPSDIAVTDQALLDLFPEDKRLQEWLTFASSQVAFQGLPARICWLGYRERDRAGLLFNQMVREGRLKAPIVIGRDHLDAGSVASPFRETEAMLDGSDAVSDWALLNFATGIASGAAWMSFHHGGGVGMGYSQHAGLVAVADGSDEAQERLRLCLKNDPAMGVIRHADAGYDKALATARERGLDLPSIP from the coding sequence GTGATAGGGAGCTACTCTCCAATTCGTGCGCCGCGTGGAAATGTAAAGTCTGCAAAAGGATGGATTCAAGAAGCAGCAAAGCGGATGCTGATGAATAATCTGGATCCGGAGGTCGCAGAGAAGCCCGAGGATCTGATCGTCTACGGCGGACGGGGCAAAGCGGCACGCAATTGGGAGTGTTACCACAAGATTGTTGAGACCCTCGACCGCCTTGAGAATAACCAGACACTCTTGGTGCAATCCGGTAAAGCGGTGGGTGTGCTGGAGACGCATCGGCTTGCTCCTCGTGTTCTTATCGCAAATTCCAACCTTGTGCCTCGTTGGGCGACTTGGGAGGAGTTCGATCGGCTTGATGCTGCAGGGCTTATGATGTATGGCCAGATGACAGCAGGTTCGTGGATCTACATTGGTACTCAGGGAATTCTGCAGGGTACCTACGAGACGTTCCGAGGTGCCGCGCAACGTCACTTCAACGATACCCTTGCAGGCACCATCACCGTTACAGCGGGACTTGGCGGTATGGGTGGTGCTCAGCCGCTTGCAATAAAACTTGCAGGAGGTGCGAGCATTTGTATCGAGATCGACTCCAGCCGTATTCAGCGCCGGATAGAGACACGCTACCTGGACAAAGCGACGGAGTCTCTCGATGAAGCTATTCGGTTAGCTCAAGCAGCAAAGAGTCGGAGAGAGGCCGTTTCGATCGGGCTGTTGGGTAACGCTGCCGAGTTGCTGCCAAAGATGATTCAACTGGGATTTACTCCTGATCTCATTACGGATCAGACGAGTTCGCACGACCCAATGTGGGGCTACGTTCCCGCGGCTAGCGCGGACGAAGATCTGAATGTGTTGCGCACTCGGCAGCCAGACATCTACCGAGAGCGTGTGCAAGCCTCCATCGCTCAGCACGTTCAAGCGATTATTGAGATGCAACGGCGAGGCGCTGTCGCGTTCGATTATGGCAACAACCTGCGCACCCAGGCGAAGCTCGCTGGCGTCGAGGATGCCTTCTGCTATCCCGGCTTTGTACCCGCATTCATTCGCGATTCGTTTTGCGAAGGGCGTGGACCTTTTCGTTGGGTTGCACTTTCGGGAGATCCGTCCGATATCGCAGTGACCGACCAGGCGCTGCTGGATCTATTCCCTGAAGACAAGCGTCTTCAGGAATGGCTCACGTTTGCATCGAGTCAAGTGGCATTTCAAGGCCTGCCCGCACGCATTTGCTGGCTTGGATACCGAGAACGGGATCGTGCTGGATTATTGTTCAACCAAATGGTCCGTGAGGGCAGACTCAAAGCGCCAATCGTTATTGGCCGGGATCATCTCGACGCGGGATCGGTTGCGAGTCCCTTCCGCGAGACGGAAGCGATGCTGGATGGCTCCGACGCTGTTTCGGACTGGGCGCTTCTCAACTTTGCGACAGGAATTGCCAGCGGAGCAGCCTGGATGAGCTTTCATCATGGTGGAGGAGTCGGGATGGGTTACAGCCAGCACGCAGGCCTGGTCGCGGTAGCGGACGGAAGCGATGAGGCTCAAGAACGACTGCGGCTTTGTCTAAAGAACGATCCCGCCATGGGCGTCATTCGGCATGCAGATGCTGGCTATGACAAGGCGTTGGCAACTGCGCGGGAGCGTGGTCTCGATCTACCGAGCATCCCATGA
- the hutH gene encoding histidine ammonia-lyase translates to MIDLDGSSLKLEDVVAVAKAAEPVRIAPLAMKKMDDSRHRVEEAMAGSKPVYALNTGVGLLANIRLDETEIEAMQVNLIRSHCCGVGTPLDVSVVRGMMLIRANVLAKGLSGIRPVVAERICDLLNCGITPIIPSRGSVGASGDLAPLAHMALVLIGDGRAMYDGEILPASVCFTRAGLAPLVLMGKEGISLLNGTQAMLSIGCLRLYELEELFFSAQTTSALSIEALRGTDAAFDARLHEARPHLGQLLSAAHLSGLLRGSSIPRTHGEGSRIQDAYCLRCIPQVHGAVWDTLLHARKVFEVELNSATDNPLVFDGAIISGGNFHGAPLALALDFLSIAMCQLAGISERRTERLLNPSLNEGLPAFLASSPGLESGMMMAQVTAAALVAELRVLASPASTGSIPTSGNQEDFVSMGMTAALKLDQAVSLTRMVIAIELLSATRALDIRGDVSTEILEEARKRFRTRIPAWQEDCVLSIWMEEAANFLANGAFDIKLEDIQTKEAVR, encoded by the coding sequence ATGATTGATCTCGATGGTTCAAGTCTCAAACTTGAAGACGTAGTTGCGGTGGCGAAAGCGGCGGAGCCTGTTCGGATAGCACCCTTGGCAATGAAAAAGATGGACGATTCACGTCATCGAGTCGAGGAGGCAATGGCTGGCTCAAAACCGGTATACGCCTTGAATACAGGGGTTGGTTTGCTCGCCAATATTCGTCTGGATGAAACCGAAATCGAGGCAATGCAGGTGAACCTGATACGTTCGCACTGTTGTGGAGTGGGCACTCCTCTGGACGTCTCGGTAGTAAGAGGCATGATGTTGATTCGCGCAAATGTCCTGGCCAAGGGATTGTCGGGAATTCGTCCCGTCGTAGCGGAGCGGATCTGCGATTTGTTGAACTGCGGGATCACCCCGATCATTCCTTCGCGTGGCAGTGTCGGCGCAAGTGGAGATCTTGCTCCCTTAGCCCATATGGCTCTCGTCCTTATTGGTGATGGACGAGCGATGTACGATGGGGAAATATTGCCAGCTTCTGTTTGCTTTACGAGAGCAGGCCTAGCGCCGCTCGTTTTAATGGGAAAAGAGGGAATATCGCTCCTGAACGGTACCCAGGCGATGCTATCAATAGGATGCCTACGCCTGTATGAGCTTGAAGAGTTGTTTTTTTCGGCGCAAACGACCTCTGCTCTTAGCATCGAAGCTCTTCGGGGGACGGATGCTGCTTTTGATGCACGTCTCCACGAAGCTCGACCGCACTTAGGCCAGTTGCTGAGTGCTGCGCATCTTTCTGGCCTTCTCCGGGGGAGTTCGATCCCTAGAACCCACGGCGAGGGTAGTCGAATTCAGGACGCTTACTGCCTTCGCTGCATTCCACAGGTACATGGTGCAGTCTGGGACACGCTGTTACACGCCCGCAAGGTGTTTGAGGTTGAGCTAAACAGCGCAACAGACAACCCGCTGGTATTTGATGGCGCGATTATTTCGGGAGGGAATTTTCATGGCGCGCCGCTTGCTCTGGCATTGGATTTCCTATCGATCGCGATGTGCCAACTGGCTGGAATATCGGAACGTAGAACAGAGAGGTTGCTCAACCCCAGTCTCAATGAAGGACTTCCTGCCTTCCTGGCATCCAGCCCCGGGCTCGAGTCTGGAATGATGATGGCTCAAGTTACGGCTGCTGCGCTGGTCGCGGAGCTGCGCGTGCTTGCTTCGCCGGCATCGACAGGGTCAATTCCTACGAGTGGAAATCAGGAAGATTTTGTCAGCATGGGAATGACTGCTGCGCTCAAACTTGACCAGGCTGTTTCACTTACGAGAATGGTGATTGCTATCGAGTTACTTTCGGCGACACGTGCGTTGGATATTCGTGGTGATGTTTCTACAGAAATATTAGAGGAGGCCCGGAAACGCTTCAGGACTCGTATTCCTGCGTGGCAAGAGGATTGTGTGCTGTCTATCTGGATGGAGGAGGCGGCAAATTTTCTGGCGAATGGGGCTTTTGACATCAAGTTGGAAGACATTCAAACAAAGGAGGCTGTCCGGTGA
- a CDS encoding Lrp/AsnC family transcriptional regulator, with protein MQVNDDLDQIDRKLLQKLAEDARVPFAELGRRVGLSPSAAAERVRQLESRGFIRGYRAEIDLQALGYSVTAFVRLTCDGSRYRQFLKILPTLQPVQECHHLTGGDAFLLKVVLPSITHLEELIEKLLPYGNPTTSMVLSTPLERKQVSHLLNNL; from the coding sequence GTGCAAGTCAACGATGATTTAGACCAGATAGATAGGAAATTACTTCAGAAACTCGCCGAAGACGCTCGGGTTCCCTTCGCGGAACTTGGCCGTAGGGTTGGTTTATCCCCTTCTGCCGCTGCAGAACGAGTCCGCCAATTGGAGAGTCGAGGTTTTATTCGCGGATACCGAGCCGAGATAGACCTGCAGGCATTAGGCTATTCGGTCACTGCCTTCGTGCGGCTTACCTGCGACGGCAGTCGATACAGGCAGTTTTTGAAAATCCTTCCAACTCTCCAACCTGTTCAGGAGTGTCATCACCTGACCGGAGGGGACGCATTCCTGCTGAAGGTAGTTCTTCCGTCAATCACACACTTGGAAGAATTGATCGAAAAACTGCTTCCTTACGGAAACCCCACGACGAGCATGGTTCTTTCAACCCCTCTTGAAAGAAAACAGGTCTCCCACCTCTTGAACAACCTCTAA
- a CDS encoding MBOAT family O-acyltransferase gives MSFPHIAGTWLGVICYSMQLYFDFSGYSDMALGLARMFSIEFPINFDSPYKAPSIIEFWQRWHMTLSRYIAEYLYTPILQMVNSRRMDAGKKVSRKAQATPEGFVEMIFIPTMTAMFIAGIWHGAGTQFLIFGLLHGFYLVVNHAWRLLTPKGNSLHGKLPVPISILGTFLCVVVSLVFFRASGVRDAVYILGTMVGAHSVGPVFNSNPLLQEIPRTSVFLTKISTATVAIAACFVIVWGMPNTQEILGQLTRDTVRLSSLLPRLMWRPTAAWSLVLMVLFGLSLLMLDTSTRFLYFQF, from the coding sequence GTGAGTTTTCCGCATATAGCTGGCACGTGGCTTGGCGTTATTTGCTACAGCATGCAGCTTTACTTTGATTTCTCGGGCTACTCGGATATGGCGCTTGGCCTGGCCCGCATGTTCTCGATCGAATTTCCGATCAACTTCGACTCGCCCTACAAAGCGCCAAGCATTATTGAATTCTGGCAGCGATGGCATATGACCCTATCGCGTTATATTGCAGAGTATCTCTATACCCCCATACTCCAGATGGTAAATAGCCGCCGCATGGATGCAGGTAAGAAGGTCAGTCGTAAGGCACAGGCAACGCCTGAAGGCTTTGTTGAAATGATCTTCATTCCGACGATGACTGCCATGTTTATTGCCGGAATCTGGCACGGCGCAGGCACCCAGTTCCTCATCTTCGGCTTGCTCCATGGCTTCTATCTTGTTGTCAACCATGCTTGGCGCCTCCTGACTCCCAAAGGCAACAGTCTCCATGGAAAACTGCCTGTGCCCATTTCGATCTTAGGTACTTTTTTATGTGTTGTTGTTAGCCTCGTCTTCTTTCGTGCCAGCGGCGTTCGTGACGCGGTATACATTCTTGGAACGATGGTCGGCGCACACAGCGTTGGCCCGGTCTTCAATAGCAATCCTCTGCTACAGGAGATTCCGCGCACCTCAGTCTTCCTCACCAAGATATCAACCGCAACTGTTGCCATCGCAGCTTGCTTCGTCATCGTCTGGGGAATGCCCAACACGCAAGAGATTCTCGGCCAGCTTACTAGGGATACTGTACGGCTATCTAGCCTGTTACCGCGCCTCATGTGGCGGCCGACTGCAGCTTGGAGTTTAGTGCTTATGGTTCTCTTTGGTCTCTCTCTCCTGATGCTCGATACGAGCACGCGCTTCTTGTACTTCCAGTTCTAA
- a CDS encoding acyl carrier protein, with protein MHDLLPEIQEIFRDIFDDPSLVIMRDSNASTVEDWDSLAHVNLVTAIEKKYKVRFALGELQELKNVGDMIDLIQEKLATK; from the coding sequence ATGCATGACCTTTTGCCCGAAATCCAGGAGATCTTTCGCGATATATTCGACGATCCCAGCTTGGTTATTATGCGCGACTCAAATGCCTCGACCGTCGAAGACTGGGATTCGCTGGCACATGTAAATTTGGTGACTGCCATCGAGAAGAAATACAAGGTCCGATTTGCACTGGGCGAGTTGCAAGAGTTGAAAAACGTCGGTGACATGATCGACCTTATTCAAGAGAAGCTCGCCACGAAATGA
- a CDS encoding MaoC/PaaZ C-terminal domain-containing protein has protein sequence MKHDFSATFTEDMAHKFAEISGDVNPLHVDCEYACAAGFSAPVLFGMLTSSLYSQLVGVYLPGKFALLEGIDLDFNSPAFAGEKLTVRGEITFMSESFRRMEIKATIRKEDRKLVSKARIRVGMHA, from the coding sequence ATGAAGCATGATTTTTCGGCGACCTTTACCGAAGATATGGCGCACAAGTTCGCGGAGATCTCTGGCGACGTTAATCCACTACATGTGGATTGCGAGTATGCTTGTGCTGCGGGGTTTTCGGCACCAGTACTCTTCGGAATGCTGACCTCATCGCTCTACTCACAATTGGTGGGGGTATATCTGCCCGGCAAGTTTGCACTTCTCGAAGGAATCGATCTCGACTTTAACTCGCCAGCGTTTGCTGGAGAGAAGCTAACAGTGCGAGGAGAAATCACATTCATGAGCGAATCGTTTCGACGCATGGAGATTAAGGCGACGATCCGAAAAGAAGATCGGAAACTGGTTTCGAAAGCCAGGATAAGAGTGGGAATGCATGCCTGA
- a CDS encoding SDR family oxidoreductase: MPELVLITGASSDLGIALARQLLEKNEEMSIIAHSYKGGARIEALVAEFGVRVQLVEADFSDIASVEMMSDEIGDSFGIPTHIVHLPALRLGYERLAKFNLERFRKDMTIQVEAAVVLLKKFAPKMAKFPAARVVFVVSSVTRSLPPKFMSMYTVVKYAQLGLMRAAAAEYAATGLTVNAVSPSMIETQFLEEIGEVAVRLSAAANPKGRNAMPADVIGMVEFLLSPAASYMTGVDVAITGGSHT; this comes from the coding sequence ATGCCTGAATTGGTTTTGATTACTGGAGCGTCATCAGACCTTGGCATTGCCCTCGCACGGCAACTGCTTGAGAAGAATGAGGAAATGTCCATAATCGCTCACTCCTACAAAGGCGGAGCGCGGATCGAGGCTCTAGTAGCGGAATTCGGTGTACGGGTGCAATTAGTAGAGGCTGACTTTTCGGATATTGCTTCAGTCGAAATGATGTCCGATGAAATCGGCGACAGTTTCGGAATACCTACGCATATCGTGCATTTACCAGCGTTGCGATTGGGCTATGAACGGTTGGCGAAGTTTAACTTGGAGCGATTCCGAAAAGACATGACGATCCAAGTGGAGGCAGCCGTAGTTTTATTGAAGAAATTCGCGCCAAAGATGGCGAAGTTCCCTGCGGCGCGGGTGGTATTTGTAGTGTCAAGTGTGACGCGAAGCTTGCCGCCAAAGTTTATGTCTATGTATACCGTGGTGAAGTATGCGCAGCTAGGCCTCATGCGGGCGGCAGCGGCAGAATATGCTGCGACCGGTCTTACCGTTAACGCTGTATCTCCAAGCATGATTGAAACCCAATTTCTTGAAGAGATCGGTGAAGTGGCAGTTAGGTTGAGTGCAGCGGCAAACCCAAAGGGACGTAATGCTATGCCAGCCGATGTGATTGGAATGGTCGAATTTCTACTGTCACCGGCCGCCAGTTACATGACGGGTGTCGATGTTGCGATTACTGGCGGAAGCCATACATAA